From Nicotiana tabacum cultivar K326 chromosome 15, ASM71507v2, whole genome shotgun sequence, the proteins below share one genomic window:
- the LOC107821764 gene encoding zinc finger BED domain-containing protein RICESLEEPER 2-like, whose protein sequence is MVSRNTIKNDILKSFDNLKSKTSKLLEKLTSKIAITTDMWTSDNTKKGFMAITTHFIDDSWRLQSHILRFIYVPAPHDKDTLCGALLNCLLEWNLENKISTITVDNSSTNNVMMKTLLDEKLCKRDLLLMGRVSHVRCAAHILNLIVQEGLKVIEDGISNVRNSVLYWIGSSGRIERFEEAARLLHISCTKKLEYDCPTRWNSTYLMLRTTLDYKEIFSKLSMNDTNYRCFPTEGQWSAAEEVCVKLKLFYHVTEQFSGSQYPTSTQYFSKVCDIKLELEAWVKSLNPLISSMATSILLKFKKYWDDVHILMGVATIFDLRYKIKLVEFYLVQIYGEEASLDKIQEVRNHCFDLFQEYQSRKLTSHESSQASNEVVGIVDGDWFYSFDQFVASSRANVDTRSELDVYLEESLLPSTPSFDSLSWQKTNGLKFPTLQKMARDLLAIPVSTVASESAFSTSGRLISPHRSRLHPTTLEALVCARTWLWNEINGLTSSIDKVSCPTLLKEEEEPDSSELTSL, encoded by the exons ATGGTATCTAGGAACACAATCAAGAATGATATTTTAAAGAGTTTTGACAATTTGAAATCAAAAACTTCTAAGTTGTTGGAAAAACTCACAAGTAAAATTGCAATAACAACTGATATGTGGACCTCAGACAATACCAAAAAAGGGTTTATGGCTATTACAACACATTTTATTGATGATTCATGGAGGCTTCAGAGTCATATCCTGAGATTTATTTATGTTCCCGCTCCACATGATAAGGATACTCTATGTGGTGCGTTGCTCAATTGCTTGTTAGAGTGGAATCTTGAGAATAAAATATCAACAATTACTGTTGATAATTCTAGCACAAACAATGTTATGATGAAAACCTTGTTAGATGAGAAACTTTGTAAAAGAGATTTGTTGTTGATGGGTCGAGTGTCGCATGTGCGTTGTGCCGCACACATCTTAAATTTAATTGTGCAAGAAGGGTTAAAGGTGATAGAAGATGGTATCAGTAACGTGCGCAACAGTGTCTTATATTGGATAGGGTCTTCAGGCAGAATTGAAAGGTTTGAAGAAGCTGCACGGTTGCTACATATTTCTTGCACAAAAAAGTTAGAGTATGATTGCCCTACTCGTTGGAACTCAACATATTTAATGTTGAGAACAACCTTAGATTACAAAGAGATTTTTTCTAAGTTGAGTATGAATGATACCAATTATCGTTGTTTTCCAACCGAAGGGCAATGGAGTGCAGCAGAAGAAGTTTGTGTAAAGTTGAAGCTCTTTTATCATGTCACCGAACAATTTTCGGGGAGTCAATATCCAACTTCAACTCAATACTTTTCAAAAGTTTGTGACATTAAGCTAGAATTAGAAGCTTGGGTAAAAAGTTTAAATCCTTTGATTAGCTCTATGGCAACGTCAATATTgttgaaattcaaaaaatattggGACGATGTACATATATTGATGGGTGTAGCTACTATTTTTGATCTGAGGTATAAGATAAAGTTGGTGGAATTCTATCTTGTACAAATTTATGGTGAAGAAGCTTCTTTGGATAAAATTCAAGAAGTTCGAAACCATTGTTTTGATCTCTTTCAAGAGTATCAGAGTAGAAAACTTACTTCACATGAGTCATCTCAAGCATCTAATGAAGTTGTTGGTATTGTTGATGGTGATTGGTTCTATAGTTTTGATCAATTTGTCGCGTCGAGTAGGGCGAATGTGGACACAAGATCGGAATTGGATGTGTATTTAGAAGAAAGTTTGCTACCTAGTACACCATCATTTGACAGTTTAAGTTGGCAGAAGACAAACGGATTAAAATTTCCTACTTTGCAAAAGATGGCTCGTGACCTCTTAGCCATTCCTGTCTCTACTGTCGCTTCAGAATCAGCATTTAGCACTAGTGGGAGGTTGATTAGTCCGCATCGTAGTAGACTTCATCCTACTACTTTGGAGGCTTTGGTGTGTGCTCGTACTTGGTTGTGGAATGAAATAAATG GTTTAACTTCAAGTATCGACAAAGTTTCGTGTCCAACTTTACTTAAAGAAGAGGAAGAACCAGATTCAAGTGAGCTTACTAGTCTGTAA
- the LOC107810133 gene encoding cysteine-rich receptor-like protein kinase 25 isoform X1 has product MCTMPSLNIPLPPCIFLVLFFLLISQRCCYGSYTPLGFDCSNTSTYSQNSSYPSNLNLLLSNLSNASSKNSYYNSTTGGEDSSETIYGMFLCLNDATKNQCQDCVSSATKYIIQHCPNRKMAMVSYDYCFLRYSNQSIFPEPNPSIFIHPDDSSSYVEHNPIPINVEPHRFRKMLRDTMDEIATQAANDRSGKKVATKETNFTNQITIYALSQCTPDLSTSACLKCLKTVITKFPVCCTGQRGARIFYPSCYIRYEVYSFYTTKTVPVPPLAPPPSKSKGHHDKMRKKVIVGTIVLIVLILLFSGIFLLRRWRMKKSKAPKMELSDDLLSGIVTAESLQYDFSTIETATNCFSAQNEIGKGGFGDVYKGELITGQEIAVKRLSRRSSQGVEEFKNEVVLVAKLQHRNLVRLLGFCLEGEEKILIYEFVPNKSLDYFLFDTKKQALLNWSVRDKIIRGIVRGLVYLHEDSRPRIIHRDLKASNILLDKDMNPKISDFGMARIFGVDQTEGSTNIIVGTYSYMSPEYAMHGQFSVKSDVFSFGVLLLEIISGKTIRTLYQEDGLHDLLTHAWKLWKDDRAMEFVDPTLINGDSKSLSEVVKCLHIGLLCVQNEVDERPTTALIAHILSTDSATLPEPNPPTSFKAYAGMKTINQLTNKSIPLPILQESITELCPR; this is encoded by the exons ATGTGCACAATGCCTAGTTTGAATATCCCACTTCCCCCATGCATATTCCTCGTTCTTTTTTTCTTGCTCATCAGCCAAAGATGTTGTTATGGAAGCTACACACCTTTGGGATTTGACTGCTCAAACACCAGTACTTACAGTCAAAATAGCTCTTATCCATCTAACCTCAATTTGCTACTATCCAATTTATCAAATGCCTCTAGCAAAAACAGTTATTACAACTCCACTACTGGCGGTGAAGATAGTTCTGAAACAATTTATGGCATGTTTCTCTGTCTAAATGATGCTACCAAGAACCAATGCCAAGATTGTGTGAGTAGTGCTACTAAATACATAATCCAGCATTGCCCCAACAGAAAAATGGCTATGGTTTCGTATGACTACTGCTTCTTACGATATTCAAATCAATCGATATTTCCTGAGCCAAATCCGTCCATATTTATCCATCCAGATGATTCCAGTTCTTATGTGGAACATAATCCAATCCCAATTAACGTTGAACCACATAGGTTCAGAAAGATGCTAAGAGACACGATGGATGAAATTGCAACTCAGGCTGCTAACGATCGCTCAGGGAAAAAAGTTGCAACTAAAGAAACCAATTTTACTAACCAGATAACAATTTATGCACTTTCTCAGTGCACTCCTGATCTTTCTACTTCTGCCTGCCTAAAGTGCCTTAAAACTGTGATAACCAAGTTCCCAGTCTGCTGTACTGGGCAAAGGGGTGCTAGGATTTTCTATCCTAGCTGTTATATCAG GTATGAAGTGTATTCTTTCTACACAACCAAAACAGTACCTGTGCCTCCTCTTGCTCCGCCTCCGTCCAAAAGTAAAG GTCATCACGATAAAATGAGAAAGAAAGTAATTGTTGGCACAATAGTTCTCATTGTGTTGATTCTACTATTCAGTGGAATCTTTCTTTTGCGACGGTGGAGAATGAAGAAAAGCAAAGCTCCAAAAATGGAGCTGAGTG atGATCTCTTGAGTGGGATTGTAACAGCTGAATCCTTGCAATATGACTTTAGTACAATAGAAACAGCCACAAACTGCTTCTCTGCGCAAAATGAAATCGGTAAAGGTGGATTCGGTGATGTGTATAAG GGGGAACTTATTACTGGACAAGAAATAGCCGTAAAAAGGCTATCAAGAAGGTCAAGCCAAGGTGTAGAAGAATTTAAGAATGAGGTTGTACTCGTAGCAAAGCTTCAACACAGAAATTTAGTGAGACTACTCGGTTTTTGCTTGGAAGGGGAAGAAAAGATACTCATCTACGAGTTCGTGCCAAACAAAAGCCTCGACTACTTTTTATTTG ACACGAAGAAGCAGGCATTATTGAATTGGTCAGTACGTGACAAGATTATTAGAGGAATAGTACGAGGATTAGTTTATCTTCATGAAGATTCTCGTCCTCGAATCATACATCGTGATCTCAAAGCAAGCAATATATTGTTAGACAAAGATATGAACCCAAAAATTTCAGATTTCGGCATGGCTAGAATTTTTGGAGTTGATCAAACTGAAGGAAGCACTAACATAATTGTTGGGACATA tAGTTACATGTCCCCAGAATATGCAATGCATGGTCAATTCTCTGTGAAGTCTGATGTATTCAGTTTTGGTGTGCTTCTTTTGGAGATAATAAGCGGAAAGACAATAAGAACTCTTTATCAAGAAGATGGATTGCATGACCTTCTTACCCac GCTTGGAAGCTATGGAAAGATGACAGAGCTATGGAATTTGTAGATCCAACTCTTATTAATGGTGACTCAAAGTCGTTGTCTGAAGTTGTGAAATGTTTACATATTGGACTGTTATGCGTTCAAAATGAAGTCGACGAAAGACCAACAACTGCTTTGATAGCTCATATTCTCAGTACTGATTCTGCTACTTTGCCAGAGCCAAATCCACCTACATCTTTCAAGGCTTATGCAGGAATGAAAACGATAAATCAACTCACAAACAAATCCATTCCATTGCCTATTCTCCAAGAATCAATTACTGAACTATGTCCAAGGTAG
- the LOC107810133 gene encoding cysteine-rich receptor-like protein kinase 25 isoform X2, giving the protein MCTMPSLNIPLPPCIFLVLFFLLISQRCCYGSYTPLGFDCSNTSTYSQNSSYPSNLNLLLSNLSNASSKNSYYNSTTGGEDSSETIYGMFLCLNDATKNQCQDCVSSATKYIIQHCPNRKMAMVSYDYCFLRYSNQSIFPEPNPSIFIHPDDSSSYVEHNPIPINVEPHRFRKMLRDTMDEIATQAANDRSGKKVATKETNFTNQITIYALSQCTPDLSTSACLKCLKTVITKFPVCCTGQRGARIFYPSCYIRYEVYSFYTTKTVPVPPLAPPPSKSKGHHDKMRKKVIVGTIVLIVLILLFSGIFLLRRWRMKKSKAPKMELSDDLLSGIVTAESLQYDFSTIETATNCFSAQNEIGKGGFGDVYKGELITGQEIAVKRLSRRSSQGVEEFKNEVVLVAKLQHRNLVRLLGFCLEGEEKILIYEFVPNKSLDYFLFDTKKQALLNWSVRDKIIRGIVRGLVYLHEDSRPRIIHRDLKASNILLDKDMNPKISDFGMARIFGVDQTEGSTNIIVGTYYMSPEYAMHGQFSVKSDVFSFGVLLLEIISGKTIRTLYQEDGLHDLLTHAWKLWKDDRAMEFVDPTLINGDSKSLSEVVKCLHIGLLCVQNEVDERPTTALIAHILSTDSATLPEPNPPTSFKAYAGMKTINQLTNKSIPLPILQESITELCPR; this is encoded by the exons ATGTGCACAATGCCTAGTTTGAATATCCCACTTCCCCCATGCATATTCCTCGTTCTTTTTTTCTTGCTCATCAGCCAAAGATGTTGTTATGGAAGCTACACACCTTTGGGATTTGACTGCTCAAACACCAGTACTTACAGTCAAAATAGCTCTTATCCATCTAACCTCAATTTGCTACTATCCAATTTATCAAATGCCTCTAGCAAAAACAGTTATTACAACTCCACTACTGGCGGTGAAGATAGTTCTGAAACAATTTATGGCATGTTTCTCTGTCTAAATGATGCTACCAAGAACCAATGCCAAGATTGTGTGAGTAGTGCTACTAAATACATAATCCAGCATTGCCCCAACAGAAAAATGGCTATGGTTTCGTATGACTACTGCTTCTTACGATATTCAAATCAATCGATATTTCCTGAGCCAAATCCGTCCATATTTATCCATCCAGATGATTCCAGTTCTTATGTGGAACATAATCCAATCCCAATTAACGTTGAACCACATAGGTTCAGAAAGATGCTAAGAGACACGATGGATGAAATTGCAACTCAGGCTGCTAACGATCGCTCAGGGAAAAAAGTTGCAACTAAAGAAACCAATTTTACTAACCAGATAACAATTTATGCACTTTCTCAGTGCACTCCTGATCTTTCTACTTCTGCCTGCCTAAAGTGCCTTAAAACTGTGATAACCAAGTTCCCAGTCTGCTGTACTGGGCAAAGGGGTGCTAGGATTTTCTATCCTAGCTGTTATATCAG GTATGAAGTGTATTCTTTCTACACAACCAAAACAGTACCTGTGCCTCCTCTTGCTCCGCCTCCGTCCAAAAGTAAAG GTCATCACGATAAAATGAGAAAGAAAGTAATTGTTGGCACAATAGTTCTCATTGTGTTGATTCTACTATTCAGTGGAATCTTTCTTTTGCGACGGTGGAGAATGAAGAAAAGCAAAGCTCCAAAAATGGAGCTGAGTG atGATCTCTTGAGTGGGATTGTAACAGCTGAATCCTTGCAATATGACTTTAGTACAATAGAAACAGCCACAAACTGCTTCTCTGCGCAAAATGAAATCGGTAAAGGTGGATTCGGTGATGTGTATAAG GGGGAACTTATTACTGGACAAGAAATAGCCGTAAAAAGGCTATCAAGAAGGTCAAGCCAAGGTGTAGAAGAATTTAAGAATGAGGTTGTACTCGTAGCAAAGCTTCAACACAGAAATTTAGTGAGACTACTCGGTTTTTGCTTGGAAGGGGAAGAAAAGATACTCATCTACGAGTTCGTGCCAAACAAAAGCCTCGACTACTTTTTATTTG ACACGAAGAAGCAGGCATTATTGAATTGGTCAGTACGTGACAAGATTATTAGAGGAATAGTACGAGGATTAGTTTATCTTCATGAAGATTCTCGTCCTCGAATCATACATCGTGATCTCAAAGCAAGCAATATATTGTTAGACAAAGATATGAACCCAAAAATTTCAGATTTCGGCATGGCTAGAATTTTTGGAGTTGATCAAACTGAAGGAAGCACTAACATAATTGTTGGGACATA TTACATGTCCCCAGAATATGCAATGCATGGTCAATTCTCTGTGAAGTCTGATGTATTCAGTTTTGGTGTGCTTCTTTTGGAGATAATAAGCGGAAAGACAATAAGAACTCTTTATCAAGAAGATGGATTGCATGACCTTCTTACCCac GCTTGGAAGCTATGGAAAGATGACAGAGCTATGGAATTTGTAGATCCAACTCTTATTAATGGTGACTCAAAGTCGTTGTCTGAAGTTGTGAAATGTTTACATATTGGACTGTTATGCGTTCAAAATGAAGTCGACGAAAGACCAACAACTGCTTTGATAGCTCATATTCTCAGTACTGATTCTGCTACTTTGCCAGAGCCAAATCCACCTACATCTTTCAAGGCTTATGCAGGAATGAAAACGATAAATCAACTCACAAACAAATCCATTCCATTGCCTATTCTCCAAGAATCAATTACTGAACTATGTCCAAGGTAG